The window CGCGCCCTGACCCGCATCGATTCCCGTACCGGCTTCCCCTACGATACGTCCGCGCATTTCCTGTGGATCGGAGAGCGGACCCGCGAGCTGGAGCACGCCCACGTCGACTTCCTCTCCCGGGTGCGGAACCCCATTGGTGTGAAGCTTGGGCCGGGCACCTCCGGCGACGACGCACTGCGCCTGATCGACAAGCTGGATCCGGACCGCGAACCGGGCCGCCTGACCTTCATCACCCGGATGGGTGCCGGGAACATCCGTGAGAAGCTGCCTCCGATCGTGGAACGCGTCACCGCCTCCGGCGCCCAGGTCCTCTGGGTCACCGATCCCATGCACGGCAACACTGTGACCTCACCCAACGGCTACAAGACCCGTAACTTCGACGACGTCATCGACGAGGTGCGCGGGTTCTTCGAGGTCCACCACACACTCGGCACGGTCCCCGGCGGCCTGCACGTTGAAATGACCGGCGATGACGTCGCGGAGTGCCTTGGCGGGGCCGACCCGGTGGACCAGGAAGCCTTCCTGGACCGGTACGAATCGGTCTGCGATCCCCGCCTGAACCACATGCAGTCCCTCGAGATGGCATTCCTGGTATCCGGGGCCCTGTCCAAGCGCTGACCCGGCCAGTCTGAGAACAAGAGAAGCTCCGCCCGGCTGGTCCGGCCGGGCGGAGCTTCTCTTGGGGCGGCGCTTTTATAGGTGGCTGAGCCACGTCAGAACTGGGCCGGATCCCTCACACCACGGTCAGGGTGACGACGGATCCCTCCGGGGCTTTGGTGTTCTTTGGATCCTGGTCCCGAACGGTGCCGAAGAAACCGCCCAGGAAATTCTCGACGCGGACCTCAAACCCCAGGTCCTCAAGTGCCTTGCGGGCCTCGCCGACCTGCTTGCCAATGAAGCTCGGAAGGTCAATCAGCTTCGGTCCCTTGGAAACGGTCAAGGTGACGGTGCCGCCCTTGGTCAGATTCCCGGAGGCCGGATCCTGCGAAACCACGGCGCCCTTGGGCACGTTCCGGTCAAAGACGGTGTCCGGTGCCACGGCAGCCTTCAGGCCGGCAGCTTCGATGGCCTTGACCGCGGCGGCCTGCTCCAGCCCGCGCACATTTGGCACCGGAATGGGTTGCGGTCCTTTGGAGACAGTGAGGCTTACCGGAGTGCCGTGCCGGACGGGGTTGCCGCTGCGGGGCGCCTGTCCCAGAACCGTGCCGGCGGGCGCGGATTCGTCGTATGTTTCAGATATCTGCCCCAGCGCCATTCCCGCGCCGTTGAGGATGGTCTTGGCATCCTCCAACGACTTACCGGACAGCTCGGGGAGCGCAAACAGTTCAGGACCCTTGGAAACAGCCAGTGACACCGGCTGGAACTTCCGGATGACTTCCCCGGCTCCGGGCTCCGATCCCACCACCAGCCCGGGGGCAACGTCGTCGTCGAAGACGTCCTGGATGCTGGACTGGAATCCGGCCGTGCGCAACAGCTGCTGGGCCTCGGCCACCGTCTTGTTCGCGAGCTGCGGGATCGTCCCGGGGGAGCCCGGCCCCATGCCGAAAAACCAGCCAGCACCGCCCGCCAGGAGCGCTGCAATCACCAGCAGGAGAATCCAGAGCAAACCGCGCCGGCGCGGATCTCCGTCATGCAGGCTCCGGACCGGCGTGGACGCCGCCCGCAGACGGGCTCTCTCCGCATCGCGGTCCTGCCTGCGCTGGATCCGCTTGCTGGCAGGAATCGCGCCGGCCTGCCCGGAGCCGATGTGCGGGGCGTAACTGCCGGGGTAGGGCTGCTCGGCGGGCGCGGACAGCGGGCCGTAGCCGGGGCGGCGCGGGGCGGACGACATCACGGTGGTCGGGTTGCTGCCGCGGGCGAGAAATTCCGTTGGCTGGGCTGGGTTGCCGATGACCTCGGTGGCACCGCCGCCGGCAGCGGTGCCGGCCCCGGAAGCCGGCGCCGCGCCGGAATCCGGGGTGCCGCCGGGCCGCGGGACTGGCCGGCCGGGCGTGGGCGGCAGGGCCGGGTGAGCGGCGGGGGGTCGCAGGTCGAGCTCGGCATCGCTGAGGTTCCGCCGGATGTGGCGCAACTCCGAGAGTAACGAGTTTCCATCGACCGGGCGGTTTTCCGGGTCGTTGGCGGTGCACCACTGCACGAGTTCGTCGATTTCGGCAGCGAGCCCCGGCACGTGCTCGGAGGGGGCGCCGACAGCGGAGTTGACGTGCTGGTAGGCGACCTGGATGGGAACCTCGCCCTCGAACGGCTGCCTGCCGGTGATCATTTCGTAGAGCATGATGCCGACCGAGTAGATGTCGCTGCGCGCGTCGGCCTGCCGGCCGAGCACAAGCTCAGGGGAGAGGTACGCCACTGTGCCGATCAGGGCTCCGGTACTGGTCGAGGTCGAAATGGCACGGGCCAACCCGAAATCTCCGAGTTTGATCCGGCCATCGTCCGCGATCAGCACATTCTCGGGTTTGATGTCGCGGTGGATGAGGCCCGCTTCGTGGGCGGTACCCAGGCCTTCAACGACCGGGTCGATCAGTGCCAGTGCCAGCCTCGGCGGGAGCGCGCCTTTGTCCTTGAGGACGTCGCGGAGGGTGTGGCCTTTGATGTATTCCATCACCAGGTAGGCGACGCCGCCATCTTCGCCCTGGTCCAGCACCCCCACGACGTGCGGGTGCGACAGGCGGGCGGCGGCTTTGGCCTCGCGGCCCAGCCGGTCGAGGAACTGCGGGTCCCCGGCCATGTGCGGGTGCAGCACCTTGAGCGCCACATCCCGTTCCAGCCTTTGGTCCGTAGCGACGTAGACAGTGGACATGCCGCCGCTGGCGAGCCTGGACTGAATCAGGTACCGGCCATCCACCAGGGTGCCAACGAGAGGGTCCGACGAATAATCCTGCACTCTACGATCCTAAGCGCTGGACAGAAACGGGCCCGAACCAACATGCGATCCGGACCCGTATCGTTATCCGCCGGGTTTTCCCGCAGGGGTGAATTCCCGCGGCGCGCCCCCGGGGCTTCTAGCCGAAAGTGTTCCGGTGCGCCTTAATCGACTGTACGTAACGCTTGGTGTCCTCGTACAGGCCGTACTTACTGACGGAGTACTGACCCTGGTAGTAGCCTGCGATGGCTGAGTCCAGGTTCGGGCTGGAACGGACCAGCTGGCGGATGATGGCGACGCCTGCCGTGGCGTTGTCATACGGGTCCAGCAAGTTCAACTTGCGCCCCACGAGGTCCGAGGCCCACTGGCCGGAGGACGGAATGACCTGCATGGTGCCGATCGCGTTGGCCGGGGACACCGAGCGGTGGTCGAAGCTGGATTCCTGGAAGGCGAAGGCCAGGGCGAGCGCCGGGTCCACTCCCATGCGGCGGGCGGAGTCCGTCACGATGGTCTTCATCTGCGCGCGGCTGGGGACCGGCGAAGCATTGAGCAGGGCCTTGTTCTGGTTGGCGGAATTGACCACGGCGGCCGGGTAGCTGTAGCCAAGGAAGGTGCTCGGAACGAGGGGAGTCACCGTGGCTCCGGGCTTCGTGGCGGCCGGTGCAAGGGACCCGCCCCGAAGCGCGAGCTTCTGGCCGGGGTAGATGATGCTGCTCATGCTCAGCCGGTTGGCGGAGAGGAGGTCAGCAAGCTTGATGCCGTTCCTGGCCGCGATGCCGGAGAGGGTATCGCCGGATTTAATGGTGTAGGAAGCCGGTGCCGGAGTGGCGGCCGGCGCCACCGGAGCTGGAGCCGAAGGTGTGGCCGGAGCAGAGGGGGCGGGGGCAGCACTGCCGCCGCCAATCCTGATCTTCTGGCCAGGGTAGATAGTGGAGCCCATGTTGAGCCCGTTCCAGCTAAGCACTTCCGAGAGCTTGGCACCGTGGCGGGCCGAGATGGCGCTGAGGGTGTCGCCTGATTTCACGGTATAGGAGCTGCTGGGAGCCGCGGGAACGGCCGGGGCCGCGGGAACGGCCGGGGCTGCCGCCTGGCCGCCGAGCGTGATCTTCTGGCCGGGGTAGATGATGGTGTTGGCCTGCAGCTGGTTCAGCTTCAGGATGGCATGGGTGTCCATGCCGAACTTGCCGGCGATCCCGCTGATCGTGTCACCGCGGGCAATCGTGTACTGGGCCGGAGCCGGGACCTGGGTGGGGCGGAAAGCGGACGGCACGGCGGCCGGAAGGAAGCCCGCAGGGATAACGGCCGGAGCCAGCGACCGGACAGTGTGGGACTGGGCCTGCGCCTGCATCGCTGCGGCAAGGGTGGCCGGGATGGCGCTGGGGCGCGACTCCGCCGCGGCCGGCTGGGCGATCGCCAGGGAAGACAGAATGACGGCGGGAAGGGCCGCCGTTGTGGCCGCGATCATGGGCAGGCTGGGCCTCGCGGCAGGTCTAGGCGAACGAAACGTCGTCATGGGAAAGGTCCTCTTCTCAGCGGCGAACGCTGGGGGTATGGCCGGCATTACTGGTGATACCAGTGTGACCAAAGTTATTGCTGTGGCGAATGTGATCTAGGTGAATCTCTCATGAATTGGGAATTAGCACAAGAACTGTTTGACAAAATACAAAGAGTTGTTTTGGGAGGTTCGCCCGGGCGGCCCGGGACCGGGCCCGAAGCGGTACGGGAACCGCAGCTGCCGGCGGCGACGCCGACTAGGCGCAGGGGTCCCCGGCATGGCAATCTTGATCCGTGAGTAATGTAGAAAGCCTTGTGGGCGAATGGCTGCCCCTGCCCGATGTCGCACAGCTGTTGAACGTATCGATTACCAAGGTCCACGCCCTCCTGGACGAGCGGGCGGTGGCCGCGCTGCGGGTCGGTGAGCGCCGGATCCGCTGTGTCCCCGCGGAGTTCATCCAGGACGGTCACGCCGTTGAGAGTCTCAAGGGAACCATTGTGGTCCTGGCCGATGCGGGTTATTCCGATGAGGAACTTATCACCTGGCTGTTCACCCCTGATGAATCACTGCGGGGCCGTCCGATCGACGCCCTGCGTGAAGGCCGCAAAACCGAAATCCGTCGCCGGGCACAGTCCCTGGCCTGGTAGCAGCCGCCGCCGGGACGATCACCGCACACGCTTTATGCGACGCAGGCCCTACACCTCCTATAGAGGTGCAGGGCCTGCGTCGTCACCGGCCGTTAAACATGTCGGGGCACCGGGGCTGGGCGAACGCGGCAAACGCCCCGACAGCTCAGGCGGCGCGGCTGACGGTGGCCTCCGCCAGCTTGCGGAGCGCCGTTTTCGGCAGCTCCTCCAGCGGCAGAAGATCCAAGGCGGAATAAGCGGCACGCCCAAATTCGTCAATGAGCGACTCTGTGGCCTGGAGCGCCCCGCAGTCCGCGATGATCCGGCGGATTTCGTCCACGTCGGTGTCGTCCAGGCCGGGGCGGCCCAGCTTTGCGTCAATGAACTCCGACTCGGCCGGGCTGGCCATGTCCAGGGCGAAGGCGATCAATACTGTCCGCTTTCCCTCGCGGAGATCATCTCCGGCCGGTTTGCCGGTCGTGACGGGGTCGCCGAAGACTCCCAGAACGTCATCACGGAGCTGGAAGGCCTCGCCGAGGGGGAGGGCGAACGCCGAGTAGCCGCGCAGCAGCTCGTCGTGGGCGCCGGCAAGGGCGCCACCGAGCGCCAGCGGGTGTTCAGTGGAGTATTTGGCCGACTTGAAGCGGATGATCGACTGGGCCCGGCTGACGGCACCGGCCCGGTCACGCCTCGGTCCGGCGACTTCCTCAAGGATGTCAAGATACTGCCCTGCCATGACCTCGGCGCGCATCAGGTTGAAGATCAGCCGGGCACGGGTTCCGGAAGCAGCGCTCGGGCCAATCTCGGTAAACGATTCCTCGCTGAAGGACAGGCACAAATCCCCGGTCAGAATGGCAGCCGCGTGCCCGAATCGTTCGCTGTCCAGCGCCCAATCCTGCGCCGCGTGCAGTTCGCTGAACCGCCGGTGCACGCTGGGTCCGCCCCGGCGGGTGTCCGAGCGGTCGATGATGTCATCATGAATCAGCGCCGCGGCCTGGAAAAGCTCCAACGCCGACCCTGCGGTCACCACCTCTTCGGCTCCGGCCGTCCCGCCGGCGCCGCGCCAACCCCAGTAGCACATGAGGGCACGCAGGCGTTTCCCGCCCGTAACGAGGTTGGAGATTGATCCCATCAATGGATCGATGTCCGGGGAGATCGAGGACATCACCGATTGGCGGGCGGTGAGGAACTCGGTGAGCTTTCCGGCGACGGCGGCTACGTAGGCTGCCTGTTCCAGGCGCAACTGCTCCGCGAGGGTCACTTGACGGACTCAGCGGCGACGTTCGCGCCGATGGTGAAGGTGGAAACGCCGGCGGCTTCGATCACGGAAAGATTGACCGTTTCGTTGTCGCCGCGGAGGAAGTCCTTGGACGGGACGGCGCCGACGGCTTCCCCCGGGACGGCCTGGAAGCCCTGGGCAAGAAGTTCCTTCGTGTAGAACGCCAGCACGTCGGCGGACGGTGCGGTGATGCTGCCCACCAGTGCCACGGTGGCTGGCGTAGTGGTCTTATCAAAACTGCTCGAGACAACTTTGGCGCCGGGCATCACCGGCAGGAGCGTCGCCGGAAATCCTGGTACCAGGGCGCCGACAGTGGCCGATGTGCCTGGTTCTGCGGAGGGGCTGGCGGACGCCGTCGTGGCGGGCTGGGCCGCGGAGGACGAGGCCGAAGCCGAGGGGGAGTCCGGGGAAACAGCTCCGGGGCCGGCGGGCGTGCATGCGGCCAGGGCCGCCATCGTGGCCGCCGCCACAAGGGCTCCCGCGGCGCGGTTGCGCTGTCCAAATACCTTCACAGAGACTGTCCTCCTGGTGTTGACGCCGGATGCAGCCTCCAGTTTAGTCAGTCCCCGGGCATAGGATTGAAGTCGTGCGGCCGGACCAGGATAAACAGCAGCGGGAGCAGTCTCCCCAAGGCACAGCCAGACGGTTCAGCGAAGAGCAATTGCGCGAGCTTCGGCGGAGCAGCATCATGCACGTGGACATGGACGCGTTCTATGTTTCCGTGGAGCTGCGCAGCCGCCCGGGGCTCGTTGGCAGGCCTGTCATTGTCGGCTACCCCGCCGACCGCTCCGTCGTACTGTCTGCCTCGTACGAAGCCCGCAGGTTTGGCGTGAAATCGGCCATGCCCATGGCGGTTGCCATGCGCATGTGTCCTGCCGCGACCGTGATCGAGCCCCGGCACAGGGTGTATCAGGAGGTATCGGGCCAGATCATGGCGATCTTCGGGTCGATCACCGATCTTGTGGAGCCACTCAGTGTTGACGAGGCCTTCCTCGACGTCGGCGGCGCCATCCGGCGGCTTGGCCCGCCCCGCCAGATTGGCGAACTCATCCGGACCCGCGTCCGCAGCGAACTGGGCATCACCGCATCCGTGGGTATAGCCGCCAGCAAGTTCGTGGCGAAGATCGCGTCCACCCGCTGCAAGCCGGACGGGTTGTTGCTCATTGGTCCGGAGGAAACAGTCCCGTACCTGCACAGCCTTCCGGTGAGCGCCCTCTGGGGCGTCGGGGCCAAAACAGTGGAGGTGTTGTCCCGGATGGGCATCCGGACCGTCGCCGACGTCGCGGCGTCTCCGCTGCCATCGCTGCGGAAAGTGCTCGGCGCTTCGGGAGAGCACGTATACCGGCTGTCGTGGGGGATTGACCCCCGCCCGGTGACGCCTGTCCGGCTTGAAAAGAGCATAGGTGCGGAAGAGACGTTTGCCGTGGACACGGCGGACGAGGCGTTGCTGCACCGGGAACTGCTGCGCCTTGCGCACCGCACCGCGGAACGGCTCCGCAGCGCCGGCATGCATGCACGCACCGTGGCCCTGAAACTGCGCTACGCCGACTTCTCCACTATCACCCGCAGCCGAACGGTGAACACCCCGATCGACAGCGCGCAGCTGCTGTACGCCGTCGCCGTCCAACTGCTCGAATCCCTCGGCGACCGTCCCATGACCGTACGGCTCGTGGGCATCCGGGCCGAACAGCTCGAGGAGGCAGCGCAGGCACCGCTGCAGTTGAGCCTTGACCGCCGGGACGACAACTGGCGCGCTGCAGAGCAAGTCCTGGACCAAGTGACCCGGAAATTCGGGACAAAGTCGGTGCTGCCGGCGCGGCTCCTGGACCCCGGAAACACGCCGGGCTGATGCCCGCAACCTGAGGTGCCGGGGCGGCGGGCGGAGGGGACCTCCGGCACCTTTCAGAACGGCGCGCAACAATCTATTCTTAGTTATACGTAAGTGTGACAATGACTGGATCGAGCGTTCGCCACCGATGCATGACCTGCTGAACACCCCGGAAGCGGCCGTTAAAATCCCCATTCGGCCAGCGACGGAGAAGGGGAACCACACGGTCTTCCCGCACGTTGTGGGGTTAAAGACACTGGCCACGTCAGTTGGACGCTGGTCGACTCAAGGAGGTCGTGATGCCGCTCTCGGAGCATGAACAGAAGTTGCTGGAGCAACTTGAGAAGCAGCTGCATGAGGACGATCCCAAATTCGCCAGTTCCATGGGCTCGGACGCCGGGCGGTCGTGGTCGACGCGCCATCTGGTGATCGGCGTTCTGGCCACGTTGGCCGGCGTGGTCCTGTTGCTCCTGGGCGTGACGATCCAAAGCATCCTGGTTGGAGTCCTGGGTTTTGTTGTCATGGGCGCCGGCGTTTATTACGCCACCATGCGTGGTGCCGGGGCCGGCACGGCGAAGGCTTCGGGACCGGCCGGGAAATCCGGCAAGCCCAGGAGTTCATTCATGAGCAATCTCGAGCAACGCTGGGACGAGCGGCACCGCGGCGAGCCCTGATCCGCCGGCCTTCGGCCAACCACTCCACTTCCCGCCACCGGCCGTACCCGGTGGCGTGAAAGACCCGCTTCGGCGGGCCTTTTTTGGTTAATGCCGGCGTCGGCCAGTTGATCAAGCCAGGAATTCCGCCCGCACAGCCTGCAGCCAGCCGGCCAACCCCGGCTGCCGGCAGTTGGCCGATAAAATTCCTCCACTTCGCCCCACCAGGCTGCGTGGCCCGTCGTTGCAGGGATCGTGCCGGCAGTTGCCCCATAAACAGGGGCGGCAACCTGCGGCGTGTCGTTGACTGTGGAGGGAAGTGGAGTACTGTGGAGGACGTAAGGTGGTAGTGGCAACACGGGGGACGTTGGGCTTCCTACGATCAGACAGGCGGTGGGCCGTGTTTCTCGGCACACATTCGCCGCGCCTGGACGAAAAAGGCCGGATTATTCTCCCCGCCAAGTTCCGCGAGGAGCTCGCGGGCGGACTGGTTCTCACAAGGGGCCAGGAACGCTGCATCTACGTCTTTAGTGAGGCGGAATTCGGCCGGGTTCACGAGCAGATGCGGGAGGCCCCTATCTCCAGCAAGCAGGCGCGGGACTACATCCGTGTGTTCCTCTCAGGAGCCTCCGACGAGGTACCTGACAAGCAAGGGCGCGTGACCATTCCCGCAGCGCTCCGGGAGTACGCAGGGCTCGGCCGGGAACTCGCTGTCATTGGCGCAGGAACCCGCGCGGAAATCTGGGACGCCGACGCTTGGACCGAGTACCTCGCTGAGAAGGAAACGGCCTTCTCGGAGACCGATGACGCAATACCGGGGATTCTCTAGAACCCCACCTGCAACAACCAGCAGTGCACCGTTCTTGATTGAGATCTCCAGCCGCCCACCCGGTTGTTCTCCTGGCTCACTTCCCCGGAGCCAGGCGAACGCGGGTAGGCGCGGATGGGGATCTGAATCAAGAAGCGGCACTGGCAGTCAGCCGCCCACCAATCATCAGCCGGACAACGAAAGGACGCAGGTATGACGGACGCCAACCAGTCGAAGCCCACGTCCGAACGGCATGTGCCGGTCCTGAAGGACCGGTGCATCAGTTTGTTGGCCCCGGGATTCGAGGCGGCGCGCCGCCGTGGCGAAACCCCCGTGGTCATCGACGCCACCCTGGGCATGGGCGGCCATGCCGAGGCCATGCTGCAGCGGTTCCCGGACCTGCACCTGATCGGGATCGACCGTGATGAGGAAGCCCTGGCACTCGCGGGGGAGCGCCTTCGGCCCTTCGCCGACCGGATTGACTTGGTGCACGCCGTGTATGACGAAATTCCTGACGTCCTGGAGGACCTCGGCTTTGAAGAGGTCCATGGCGTCCTTTTGGACCTCGGCGTCTCCTCGCTCCAGCTCGACGAACGCCAACGCGGATTCGCTTACTCGTTCGACGCCCCGCTGGACATGCGCATGGACATGAGCCGCGGCCAGACTGCCGCGGACGTCGTCAACAACTACAGCGAAGAGGACCTCGTCCGGATCATTCGGAAATGGGGCGAGGAGAAATTCGCCGGCCGCATCGCCAACCGCATCGTCACCACACGTTCCGAGAAACCGTTCACCACGACGGGAGAGCTCGTCGAACAAATCCGGGATGTCGTCCCGTCCGGCGCGGCCAAGTCGGGAGGACACCCCGCGAAGCGCACCTTCCAGGCGCTCCGGATTGAGGTCAATGAAGAGCTCGACGTCCTGGAACGCGCCATTCCGGCTGCCATCGCAGCGACCGCCGTCGGCGGCCGCGTGGTGGCGATGTCCTACCACTCATTGGAAGACAAGATCGTCAAAACGTTCTTCCAGGCAGGATCCAAATCCTCCGCGCCCCTCGGCTTCCCCGTGGAGCTCGAAGAGCACAAAGCCGAACTGAAAACTTTGACGAAGGGTACTGAGGTACCCACCGCCGACGAAATCGCAGAAAATCCACGTGCCGCTTCCGCCAGGCTCCGCGCCGTGGAACGCATCAAAGCCAGGAGGGCCGCATGAGCACCGCCGCTGTCAGCAGATACCCCGTTGCCTCAGGTGCGACGGCCCGAGCCCTGCCCGGGATTACTCCCGATACCGGCCCGTCCCGGAAAGCGCGCACCCCGCTCTCGCTGGTGAGGTCGGCGCCGCGCAAACGCCGGGCGCCGTTCGTGGTGCTTTGCTTCGGTCTTCTGGCCGTGGCCCTGATGGCCGTGCTGGTCCTGAACATCTCTGTTTCCACCGCCCAGTACCAGCTGGTCCAGCTGCGGAGCGAGCAGTCCTCGCTCACCAAGCAGAACCAGGACCTTGCGCAGCAGGTGCAGAACTTTGACGCCCCGCAGAACCTGGCCGCCAAGGCTGCCGGGCTGGGCATGGTGGCCTCCACCACCAAGGGCCAGATCGACCTGTCCACCCTGGCCGTCACGGGCAAGGCCAAGCCGGCAGTGAAGGGTGACGCCGCCGGAGCCGTTATTGCCGCGCCGGCGGTGGCGGGACAACTCAGCATCGTTCCGCCGGCCACCGTGCAGGAACCGCTCGCCAACCGGAGGCCCGCCGACGGGGCCGGAGACGGCGCAGCAGCGGGTACCGTTGGAGCAGCGCCCGCAGCGGAAACCGCACCGGCCGCCGTCGCGCCGGCAGCACCCGCGGCCGAACTCCACGGAGGGTCAGTACCGGCCCCCGCGCAAAAAGTCCCGGGACACTAACGCAGGACGGACCACCAGCCAGGCAAGCAGCAAGGATTTATCGTGGCGCAGAAGACCGGCAAGGCCGTCAAGACGAAAGCGCCGAGCGCGACGCGGCGCCTGCGGCTGGGGCTCGGCGTCATGCTGACGCTCCTGCTCGTCGTCGGCGGAAAACTCTTCATGGTCCAGGGCCTGGACGCAGGGGGCATGGCCGAGGCCGCGCTCCAGAACAGACTGACTCCCATTGAACTGCCCGCTGAGCGCGGCAGCATCCTTGACTCCAACGGAAACATCCTGGCCAGCAGCGTCATCCGCTACAACCTGGTTGTTGACCAGACAGTCAACACCAAAACCGAGTCGTTCCGCCGGCTGGAGCCGGTGGACGGCAAAGAAGAGCTCGTCAAGATCTCCCGCGACCAGGGCATCTCGGAGCTGGCCGACGTTCTGGGCATGGACGAAGACGCCGTCAAGACCGCCCTGACCGGGGACCAGCGCTATTACATCGTGGCGAAGGACCTCAAGCCTGACGTCGAGGACCGGATCTCCAAGCTCCAAATCCCCGGCGTCGTCACCGAAGGCACCAGCAAACGGGTGTACCCCAACGGCTCGGTGGCCGGCGGAATTGTCGGATTCCTGAAGGACGGCACCACCGGCCAGGCGGGGTTGGAGCAGACCCAGGACGAGATCCTCAAGGGCACCCCGGGCAAACGGCTGTTCGAGATCGGTGCCGACGGCCTGCGCATCCCGGTCGGGGTAGACCAGCTGACTCCGGCCGTGGACGGCAAGGACGTCAAACTCACCCTGAACTCCGACCTCCAGTACTTTGCCCAACAAGCGATCCAGAGCCAGCGGGACAAGCTCAGCGCCGAGTGGGGCGTCGTGATCGTCCAGGACATCAAGACCGGCAACATCGTCGCCATGGCGGACACCAACGCACCGGACCCCAACGACCCTGGCAAAGTCGATGCCAAGGACCGCGGTGTCCGCGCAGTGACCGCCGCCTACGAGCCCGGGTCGGTGGAAAAGATGATCACAGCTTCCGCCCTGATCGAGGAGGGACTGTCCAGCCCGCTGGACAAGTTCACCATTCCGCCCTCCTACACCGTCGATGGCCAGACGTTCAATGACGCCTTCACCCATGGCACCGAGGACCGGACCCTCGCCGGCATCCTCGGCTGGTCCATGAACACCGGTACCGTCATGGCCGGGCAACGGCTCAGCAAAGAGCAGCGCTACAACTGGTTGAAGAAGTTCGGCATCGGGGAAGCTCCGGACGTCGGCCTTCCGGCGCAGGCCCAGGGCATCCTGACCCCCTACGAGCAATGGGACGGCCGCCAGGAGTACACCGTTTTGTTCGGCCAGGGCGTCTCGCAGTCGACGCTGCAGACTGTCCGGGCATTCCAGAGCATCGCCAACAACGGTGTGATGCTCCAGCCGAGGTTGATCGACAGTTACGTCAATCCGGACGGCACCGAGGAAAAAGCACCTGTGCAGGATCCGCGGACAATTGTTTCCCCGGACACCGCCCGGCAGGTGCGGGACATCCTGGAGAGCGCCGTCACCGAAGGCCAGATCAAGGAAGCAGGACTCGACGGCTACCGGGTCGGAGCAAAAACGGGCACGTCGCAATCTCCCTGCGATGACGGGACCGCCGGCTTCTGCGGCTTCACGGCGTCCATGGTGGGGATGGCGCCGATGGATGATCCGCGGTTTATTGTTGAAGTGGTCCTGCAACGGCCCAAGGGCGATATCTACGGAATCTCGAACGGACCGGTCTTCCGGTCGGTCATGAGCCAGGCACTGCGGACTTACAACGTCCCGCCGTCCACCGGTACGCCCGCCCGGCTGCCGCAATACGCCAAGAAATAGCACCACCCCGC is drawn from Micrococcaceae bacterium Sec5.8 and contains these coding sequences:
- the mraZ gene encoding division/cell wall cluster transcriptional repressor MraZ — encoded protein: MFLGTHSPRLDEKGRIILPAKFREELAGGLVLTRGQERCIYVFSEAEFGRVHEQMREAPISSKQARDYIRVFLSGASDEVPDKQGRVTIPAALREYAGLGRELAVIGAGTRAEIWDADAWTEYLAEKETAFSETDDAIPGIL
- the dinB gene encoding DNA polymerase IV, with protein sequence MHVDMDAFYVSVELRSRPGLVGRPVIVGYPADRSVVLSASYEARRFGVKSAMPMAVAMRMCPAATVIEPRHRVYQEVSGQIMAIFGSITDLVEPLSVDEAFLDVGGAIRRLGPPRQIGELIRTRVRSELGITASVGIAASKFVAKIASTRCKPDGLLLIGPEETVPYLHSLPVSALWGVGAKTVEVLSRMGIRTVADVAASPLPSLRKVLGASGEHVYRLSWGIDPRPVTPVRLEKSIGAEETFAVDTADEALLHRELLRLAHRTAERLRSAGMHARTVALKLRYADFSTITRSRTVNTPIDSAQLLYAVAVQLLESLGDRPMTVRLVGIRAEQLEEAAQAPLQLSLDRRDDNWRAAEQVLDQVTRKFGTKSVLPARLLDPGNTPG
- a CDS encoding LysM peptidoglycan-binding domain-containing protein, translated to MTTFRSPRPAARPSLPMIAATTAALPAVILSSLAIAQPAAAESRPSAIPATLAAAMQAQAQSHTVRSLAPAVIPAGFLPAAVPSAFRPTQVPAPAQYTIARGDTISGIAGKFGMDTHAILKLNQLQANTIIYPGQKITLGGQAAAPAVPAAPAVPAAPSSSYTVKSGDTLSAISARHGAKLSEVLSWNGLNMGSTIYPGQKIRIGGGSAAPAPSAPATPSAPAPVAPAATPAPASYTIKSGDTLSGIAARNGIKLADLLSANRLSMSSIIYPGQKLALRGGSLAPAATKPGATVTPLVPSTFLGYSYPAAVVNSANQNKALLNASPVPSRAQMKTIVTDSARRMGVDPALALAFAFQESSFDHRSVSPANAIGTMQVIPSSGQWASDLVGRKLNLLDPYDNATAGVAIIRQLVRSSPNLDSAIAGYYQGQYSVSKYGLYEDTKRYVQSIKAHRNTFG
- a CDS encoding DUF3040 domain-containing protein, with the translated sequence MPLSEHEQKLLEQLEKQLHEDDPKFASSMGSDAGRSWSTRHLVIGVLATLAGVVLLLLGVTIQSILVGVLGFVVMGAGVYYATMRGAGAGTAKASGPAGKSGKPRSSFMSNLEQRWDERHRGEP
- a CDS encoding Rv2175c family DNA-binding protein is translated as MSNVESLVGEWLPLPDVAQLLNVSITKVHALLDERAVAALRVGERRIRCVPAEFIQDGHAVESLKGTIVVLADAGYSDEELITWLFTPDESLRGRPIDALREGRKTEIRRRAQSLAW
- a CDS encoding PASTA domain-containing protein — its product is MQDYSSDPLVGTLVDGRYLIQSRLASGGMSTVYVATDQRLERDVALKVLHPHMAGDPQFLDRLGREAKAAARLSHPHVVGVLDQGEDGGVAYLVMEYIKGHTLRDVLKDKGALPPRLALALIDPVVEGLGTAHEAGLIHRDIKPENVLIADDGRIKLGDFGLARAISTSTSTGALIGTVAYLSPELVLGRQADARSDIYSVGIMLYEMITGRQPFEGEVPIQVAYQHVNSAVGAPSEHVPGLAAEIDELVQWCTANDPENRPVDGNSLLSELRHIRRNLSDAELDLRPPAAHPALPPTPGRPVPRPGGTPDSGAAPASGAGTAAGGGATEVIGNPAQPTEFLARGSNPTTVMSSAPRRPGYGPLSAPAEQPYPGSYAPHIGSGQAGAIPASKRIQRRQDRDAERARLRAASTPVRSLHDGDPRRRGLLWILLLVIAALLAGGAGWFFGMGPGSPGTIPQLANKTVAEAQQLLRTAGFQSSIQDVFDDDVAPGLVVGSEPGAGEVIRKFQPVSLAVSKGPELFALPELSGKSLEDAKTILNGAGMALGQISETYDESAPAGTVLGQAPRSGNPVRHGTPVSLTVSKGPQPIPVPNVRGLEQAAAVKAIEAAGLKAAVAPDTVFDRNVPKGAVVSQDPASGNLTKGGTVTLTVSKGPKLIDLPSFIGKQVGEARKALEDLGFEVRVENFLGGFFGTVRDQDPKNTKAPEGSVVTLTVV
- a CDS encoding polyprenyl synthetase family protein; the encoded protein is MTLAEQLRLEQAAYVAAVAGKLTEFLTARQSVMSSISPDIDPLMGSISNLVTGGKRLRALMCYWGWRGAGGTAGAEEVVTAGSALELFQAAALIHDDIIDRSDTRRGGPSVHRRFSELHAAQDWALDSERFGHAAAILTGDLCLSFSEESFTEIGPSAASGTRARLIFNLMRAEVMAGQYLDILEEVAGPRRDRAGAVSRAQSIIRFKSAKYSTEHPLALGGALAGAHDELLRGYSAFALPLGEAFQLRDDVLGVFGDPVTTGKPAGDDLREGKRTVLIAFALDMASPAESEFIDAKLGRPGLDDTDVDEIRRIIADCGALQATESLIDEFGRAAYSALDLLPLEELPKTALRKLAEATVSRAA